A single window of Montipora capricornis isolate CH-2021 chromosome 14, ASM3666992v2, whole genome shotgun sequence DNA harbors:
- the LOC138031409 gene encoding uncharacterized protein, whose product MAAVLPASARRSNKGRFCKAEAFIRNNNAANRLTATWSAIKKQENEKNVRHPKVCSEVSLRGRRVVELNVLAEALDGGCEACMLHAGIGPTHVNQLLSSINVPSVGESTLKAREREVGPQIEKLAKESCLESLERERNLWKEESEKENVEIGASYDTGWQKRGKAHNSLTGVGSMVGLKTGNVICYGSRSKRCATCEAASRQSKKPLIHDCRLNWDGSSKAMEADVCIDLVKSCGAKNAVVSVLVGDDDSSSISKVRQNVEHEVEKWSDVVHAKRSFGSSLYSIKAQNKSLTDMVIRYFQRCFGYALKQNKDNEEGVRNGLKSIAPHAYGDHSSCGNWCGYLKNPASYKHRGLPHSKDLTDKSLRQSLEKTIEVYASNAKKLAPLGSSQANEALNNTTGSKAPKIRHYGSSESNDFRVACAVGQKNLGHSYVSQALMKTQLSPGSNSLKSAKKMDKRMLSLKGKQKTREYKKRRIEKRIV is encoded by the exons atggcggcggttCTTCCCGCTAGCGCGAGAAGGTCAAACAAGGGCCGCTTTTGCAAAGCTGAAGCTTTTATTCGAAATAACAATGCCGCAAATCGCCTTACAGCTACCTGGTCTGCtatcaaaaaacaagaaaatgaaaaaaatgtgcgTCATCCGAAAGTCTGCAGCGAAGTTTCACTTCGCGGTCGTCGAGTTGTAGAATTAAATGTCCTCGCTGAGGCTTTGGATGGGGGTTGTGAAGCTT GCATGCTACACGCAGGAATAGGTCCTACCCACGTAAACCAGTTGTTGTCATCTATCAACGTACCATCAGTTGGGGAATCCACGCTGAAGGCTCGCGAGAGGGAAGTAGGACCCCAAATTGAAAAGTTGGCAAAGGAATCATGCCTGGAAAGTTTAGAAAGGGAAAGAAACCTGTGGAAAGAGGagagtgaaaaggaaaatgtagAGATTGGAGCATCATATGACACGGGAtggcaaaaaaggggaaaagccCACAACAGCCTGACAG GTGTTGGCTCCATGGTTGGCCTAAAAACTGGCAATGTGATTTGCTatggttcaaggtcaaaaag gtgtgcaacatgtgaagctgccagcAGACAGTCAAAAAAGCCTCTCATACATGACTGCAGGCTCAACTGGGATGGCTCATCAAAAGCTATGGAAGCTGATGTTTGTATTGATCTAGTCAAAAG TTGTGGAGCAAAAAATGCAGTTGTATCTGTTCTTGTTGGGGATGATGATTCATCATCCATaagcaaagtgaggcaaaatgttGAGCATGAGGTTGAAAAATGGTCAGACGTAGTCCATGCTAAAAGATCCTTTGGTAGCTCACTATACAGCATCAAGGCCCAAAACAAAAGCCTGACAGATATGGTGATACGGTATTTCCAGAGATGCTTCGGTTATGCACTAAAGCAAAATAAGGATAATGAAGAAGGTGTGCGGAACGGTCTGAAGTCTATCGCGCCCCATGCTTATGGTGACCATTCTTCCTGTGGCAACTGGTGTGGCTACTTAAAAAATCCTGCATCCTACAAACACAGAGGTCTTCCCCATAGCAAGGATCTTACTGACAAAAGCTTGAGGCAGTCCCTGGAAAAGACCATAGAA GTGTATGCTTCAAATGCCAAGAAACTAGCTCCCCTTGGGTCAAGCCAAGCTAATGAAGCACTCAACAACACTACTGGAAGCAAAGCTCCAAAGATCAGACACTATGGATCTAGTGAAAGCAATGACTTCCGTGTTGCATGCGCTGTTGGCCAAAAGAACTTAGGCCATTCTTATGTTTCTCAG GCTTTAATGAAGACACAACTATCTCCAGGTTCCAATTCTTTAAAGTCTGCAAAGAAAATGGACAAGAGAATGCTAAGTTTGAAagggaaacagaaaacaagagaGTACAAGAAGAGAAGAATTGAGAAGAGAATCGtttga